Part of the Candidatus Dormiibacterota bacterium genome is shown below.
AGTGCCCTGCCGATGGGAGTACGGTGTCCGCGGCACGAGGGGCCAGCAGAGTTTTAAAAGGGATGAGAGTATCGTGGCAAATCTAAAATGGAAGACCCCGCGCAGCAAGACGCGCAGCCGCCGGGCGGCAAACTGGAAACTGCAACCGGTAACGACGGTGCAGTGCCCCCAGTGCAAGCAGCCGAAGCGTCCGCATTTCGCGTGTGAGAGCTGCGGTACGTACAACGGCCGGCACGTCGTCGACGTCGGCGACGAACACGCCGGCGCGTAACGCGGAAGCCGCGCATTGGCCCTTCGTGGAGTGAGAATTGCGGGCGCCGCACGGTATGCGCCCGAGCGAATCGTCACCAACGAAGACTTCGAGCGTTGGCTCGACACATCGGACGAATGGATTACCGTTCGCACCGGCATGAAGCGGCGTCACTGGGCATCGGAGAACGAAGCGACGAGTGACCTCGCGATCGCGGCCGCGCGCGGCGCACTCGCGCAAGCAGGGGTGCGCGCCGACGAGATCGATTGCTTCATCGTCGCAACCGCCACGCCCGACTATCTCTTTCCCGCCACGGCGTGCATCATGGCTGCGAAACTCGGCGCCGTCGGGAAAGCCGCCTTTGACCTCTCGATCGCGTGCAGCGGCTTCATCTACGGGCTCACGGTCGCGGCAGGACTCGTGCGCTCGGGCATCTACCGTCGCGTGCTGCTCGTCGGAGCCGAGACGCTTTCGAAGATCACGAACAAGCAGGATCGCTCGACGGCTATTCTCTTCGGCGACGGTGCGGGCGCGGTCGTCCTGGAAGCATCGGAGCGCGACTGCTTTCTCGCGGCGGAGCTCGGTGCGGACGGAACGACGCCGTCCACCCTCTTCCAGGAAGCGGGCGGCTCGCGCCACCCCGTCGACCATGCAGCCATCGATGCCGGTCTCCAATACATTCAAATGGAAGGCCGGGAGGTCTTTAAGTTCGCCGTCACCAGCATGATTGGCGCAACCGACATCGCGCTCGGCCGCGCGGGACTCACCCGGCACGACATCAGCTTCCTGATCCCGCATCAAGCGAATCGCCGTATCATCGACGCAGCGGTAAAGTATCTCGAGCTGCCGCGCGAGCGCGTGCTCATCAACATACAGGAGTACGGGAACACGTCGTCCGCGTCCATCCCTATGGCGCTCGCCGAGGCGGTCGACGAGGGGCGCCTGCGCGACGGCGACGTGGTGCTGTTTGTCGGCTTCGGTGCCGGCCTCTCGTGGGGCGCGGTCGTCTGGCGCTGGAGCGCGGTTGGGCCACAGCAGGAGCATGCGTGAAGCGCATCGCGGCCGTCTTTCCCGGTCAGGGATCGCAAGGCGTCGGGATGGGCGTCGACGTTGCGACGCACGTCCCCGCCGCACGCGAGCTCTTCGAGCGTGCTGCGCGCGTCCTGGGTTACGACCTGCTCGCGCTCGTGCGGGAGGGGCCCGAAGAGACTCTGCGCGAGACGCAGTACAGTCAGCCGGCGATCTTCACGACCAACGTCGCGCTTTTCGCCGCGTCCGGCGTTGCGGCAATCGTGAGCGCCGGGCACTCGTTTGCGGAGTTCTGCAGTTTGGTCGTTGCCGGGGCAATCGCGTTCGAGGACGCCGTGCACGTCGTCGACGAACGCGCGCGCGCGATGCACGAGGCAGCGCAGCGCAGCGCGGGCGGAATGTCTGCGGTCCTGGGGCTCGAGGCCGAGCGCGTGCGCCCGATCGTGAAGCGCGTCCACGACGAGCGCGGTGCGGTTCTGCAGCTCGCAAACTTCAACTCACCCACGCAGATCGTTCTGAGCGGGGACCTCGAAGCGCTTCGCGTGGCGGGTGATGCGTTGCTCGAATCGGGTGCCAAACGCGTGGTTCCCCTGAACGTCTCCGGCGCATGGCATTCGGAGCTGATGCGTCCCGCGGTGGCGCGATTCGCGGCGG
Proteins encoded:
- a CDS encoding beta-ketoacyl-ACP synthase III, whose translation is MRIAGAARYAPERIVTNEDFERWLDTSDEWITVRTGMKRRHWASENEATSDLAIAAARGALAQAGVRADEIDCFIVATATPDYLFPATACIMAAKLGAVGKAAFDLSIACSGFIYGLTVAAGLVRSGIYRRVLLVGAETLSKITNKQDRSTAILFGDGAGAVVLEASERDCFLAAELGADGTTPSTLFQEAGGSRHPVDHAAIDAGLQYIQMEGREVFKFAVTSMIGATDIALGRAGLTRHDISFLIPHQANRRIIDAAVKYLELPRERVLINIQEYGNTSSASIPMALAEAVDEGRLRDGDVVLFVGFGAGLSWGAVVWRWSAVGPQQEHA
- the fabD gene encoding ACP S-malonyltransferase encodes the protein MKRIAAVFPGQGSQGVGMGVDVATHVPAARELFERAARVLGYDLLALVREGPEETLRETQYSQPAIFTTNVALFAASGVAAIVSAGHSFAEFCSLVVAGAIAFEDAVHVVDERARAMHEAAQRSAGGMSAVLGLEAERVRPIVKRVHDERGAVLQLANFNSPTQIVLSGDLEALRVAGDALLESGAKRVVPLNVSGAWHSELMRPAVARFAAAVAAMPVSLPRFDVISNVDGRAYRDVETIKINLVRSVTDEVRWHETSEALLRYGLDMVVEFGASPVLTGMMRRLPDAPRTLAVSDMHGVLALRDACAQGTAV
- the rpmF gene encoding 50S ribosomal protein L32, whose amino-acid sequence is MANLKWKTPRSKTRSRRAANWKLQPVTTVQCPQCKQPKRPHFACESCGTYNGRHVVDVGDEHAGA